The stretch of DNA CTCGGCCATCTGAAACTGGCTGGGTGAGTTCTGCGACTTCCAGCCCTGGGGCACCGGAAACTGAAACTTTAGATCAGGGTGGTAGAATACGCTGTTCTCCACAAAACCCTCGCGGGGATTGTCGCCGTAGGGCAAGCCCTCAATCATGCGCAGGTACTGGTCGCGGTTTACGGCTAACTGGCGACCCGCTTGCTGCTCAGCCGTCACGGCCAGCTTTTTCACGCGCTGGTAACGGTCGGCGGAGTTGGGATGGGTTGATAAGAAGGTGGGCACGGTAGCAGCCCCGCTGCTCTGCTCAGTACGCTGCAAGGTCAGGAAGAAGTCGGCCATAGAAGCCGGGTCGTAGCCGATTTTGCTGGAATATTTCACGCCCAGGTTATCCGCTTCGTTTTCTGCATCGCGGCCATACTTAAGCAGCCCCAGGCCTACCACCTGCGAGGCTGGCTCAATTACCGAAGCCACTCGCTTAGAAAGAATAGAGCCCAGGATAAGCGCCCCGTTGGCAATGGTGGAACGGGTTTGCTGCTTCTGGCCGTGCCGGGCCGTGATATGTCCGATTTCGTGCCCCAACACACCACTGAACTGGGCCTCATTGTTGAAATGAGCCATAATGCCGCGGGTAAAGTACACGTGGCCATCGGGGGTAGCGAAGGCGTTAATTATCGGCGAATCAACAATAGTGAAGCCTTTCACGTCGGCAGGACGGTCAGATATCCGTCCCATTTGCATGCCCTTGCTGTCAATATAGCTTTGGAGCTTGGTGTTATTGAGCAGGCCAAACTGAGCAATCACCGATGGATCGGGTTGGGCCCCTTGTACGGGCAAAGTGGCGCGGGCAGGAGAAGCAGAGGACCGGTTTGCTGGCACAGAGCCACCCAGGGGCAAGAGAAGCACTAACATAGCGCCGGCGCGCACAGAATGAGAGAGAGTGGGTT from Hymenobacter taeanensis encodes:
- a CDS encoding M48 family metalloprotease, translated to MKPTLSHSVRAGAMLVLLLPLGGSVPANRSSASPARATLPVQGAQPDPSVIAQFGLLNNTKLQSYIDSKGMQMGRISDRPADVKGFTIVDSPIINAFATPDGHVYFTRGIMAHFNNEAQFSGVLGHEIGHITARHGQKQQTRSTIANGALILGSILSKRVASVIEPASQVVGLGLLKYGRDAENEADNLGVKYSSKIGYDPASMADFFLTLQRTEQSSGAATVPTFLSTHPNSADRYQRVKKLAVTAEQQAGRQLAVNRDQYLRMIEGLPYGDNPREGFVENSVFYHPDLKFQFPVPQGWKSQNSPSQFQMAEPNGKAVQILLPAGNKSLDETAQALVQQLQLQNAQAQKTTVNNFPAVVIQGDQVGQDQQTGQQGVTASTLSYIIQDGQTLYALVGLCGPGTLNTYGSTFQRVAQGFRRLTDASKLNKQPERIRIKTAKAGQTLASALAANGVSSKRYEELGILNGMKTTDKMTAGQLFKVVGR